The stretch of DNA CACCAAATAGCCATTTTCTTCTAATCCTTTCGTCAGAAAATCACTAATTCGTTTATCGTCTTCTACAACAAGAATTTTCATTGTTAATAGGTTTTATACAAAATTATCGAAAATGTCTTGACTTTTAAGATAGGAAAGAACTTTCTAATTTAATTTTAATTATCCTCAAGTTTTTATACTTTTAATCCTAAATCTAAATAATAATTAGGTGAAAGTAAAAAAACAATCTGGCGAATTAGTCGATTTTGACCCAAAGAGTTTGCGCCGTTCTCTTTCTCGTTCTGGCGCTACGAAATCCGAAATAGAAGAAGTTTTTTCGACTGTTAATAATTTTTTGTATTCGGGTATCAGCACACGAGAATTGTATCAGAAAGCTTTTGATGAACTCAAAAAGTTTCGTTCTTCATATGCTGCACGCTATAGCCTGAAAAGAGCCTTGCAAGAACTCGGGCCAGAAGGGCATCTTTTCGAGGAATGGATTGCAAAAATCTTTATCGAGCAAGGTTATCAAGCACTTACCGGAATCACAGTTCAGGGCGCAGCTGTAACACACGAAATAGATGTTGTTGCCCTAAAAGGGGAGGAACTTATTTTTTGCGAGTGTAAATTCAGAAATGACTTAGATGCCAAAATTAGCGTTACAACGCCGATGTATATACTGTCGAGAATAAAAGATGTGATGAATAATGAGTACGAGTTTTTCGGTAAGAAAATGAAACCAACCAAAGGCTTTTTGGTAACCAATGCTTATCTTACTACTGATTCGATAGATTTCGCAAATTATTATGGGATTGGATTGATTTCTTGGAACTATCCCGAAGGAAAAAACATCAAAGAAATAGTTGATTATAGTGCCTTGTATCCGTTGACTTGTCTAACGAATCTTACCAAAGAACAAGAGAAACAACTCATGGAAAAAGGAACAATATTGGTGAAAGAGTTGGTCGAAAATCCTACAGTTTTAGATGAGTTGAGGCTAGACGAAAACACCAAAAATAATGTGTTAGAAGAAGCTAGAGAATTGATTGATGTAGAATGTTTTCGTTGTGAAAATCCTACTTAAACAAGTCGAATGAAGCCTTGTGGTCTACCCAAAAAGCATCCAAAGCAATTGAATTTTCTTTCAGAAAGCGAATAATTTCTGCCCAATCACTTTCGCGATAAATACTTACTTGATCTAGTTTCAAGCGGATACTTGAAATGGGTTTTCCTTCGTCAGAAAAATCATTTTTTTCCCAGACCCAATCATCTCCGCAATACGAAGCAAAAACAAGCTCGAACTCTTCGAGTTGTTCCCAAATCATTTGTTGGTATGACGGATCTGGATGCGCCACTTGCACGCTGATTTCTGCATGTCGATTGAACACATCGGTCTTGAAAAACAATCCTTTTATACCGGTTTTGTAATTAATCCAATTGATACGTCTGCCTTCTGCATTGGGTTGCAACTTCATGTACGAACCAAAAGCTGTCCAGAATTCGTGCTTTATGCGTTTCGCTTCTTCTTTTGAAAACAATGTTATTAGTATTTGATACAAATTTAGGGTTATTTTAAGATATTTATGATGAGAAGCTAAAGAGAATTTGGTATTTTTAGTATATAAATAGAAAGAATGATAAAACAAATCCTACTCATATTCGTCCGTGTAAGCTTTCTGATGACAACTCCTCTTTTTTCTCAAGAAATAAAAGTTGTTAACCATGAAGAATTACAAAAAGCAATCCTGCGTTCGGATAAACAGTTAACGGTAGTAAATTATTGGGCAACATGGTGTATGCCATGCTTGGCAGAGTTACCTTATTTTTCTGTTGTAGAAAAACAAAATAAAGACGACGTTCGTTGGGTTTTTGTATCGTTTGATCGTCCAAAGCAAATTGAGCGAATGAAGGAGATTATCCGAAAAGAAAATCTAAATGGTGAGTTTTTTTTGTTGGATGACCTGAAAAATCAAAAAGTTTGGCGATCATCGATCGATGAAAATTGGTTTGGAGCTATTCCCGTTACCAACTTTTATAAAAATCGTGTTAAAATACTGCATCATCCAAGTGCATTTACTCTAGAAGAATTAACCGAAGTAGTGCAGCAATTGAAATAAGATACCTAGAAAAAATTTAAAAAAAATAAAAATAAATATTATGAAAAAAACACATATCCGAAAAGAAATTATCGATCATTTAATCGAATTGAAAAGAAATGAAATAAAAAAACTAGAAGAATCTCATAAAATCTATGCCGAGAGTGCCGACTTAGATGAAGAATCAAGCCTAGAGTTGGATGATTTTTCACAACAAAATCAGTCAACTGATGCTGCTAGAAACCTACAATTGAGAATCGATCGAGAGAAAGATTTATTGAATCAATTTATAAACTTAAAACCAGAATTAGTACCGGAAATTACCGAAGGTAACGTAGTGTTTACAGATAAAGTAAACATGGTAATAGGATTAGCATTCAAAGATTTTGAGTGGAACGGAAAACGATTTGTCGGCATTAGTACAAGTGCACCAATCTTCGAGGCATTGGTCGGAAAAAGAGAAAATGATACATTAAATTTTAACGGAATCGATTATACCATAGAAGAAATATTATAGTCATGGTAACTATACATACAATCGATCTCAATTTTCAGAACAATAAAAAAGTTATTGCAGCTTATCTTATTGAGACCGAACAAGGGCCTGTTTTGCTCGATCCAGGACCTTATTCTACTTTCGAGACGCTAGCTGCTGGTATCGAGAGATTAGGTTGGCGAGTAGTCGATGTAGAAAATGTTTTGTTAACGCATATCCATTTTGATCATGCAGGTGCTGCTTGGAAATTTGCAGAACATGGAGCGACAATTTTTCTCAATCCGATCGGAATTCCTCATCTCAAAAATCCAGAAAAACTCTGGAACTCTGCTAAGCAAATCTATCAAGATAAGATGGATTCTCTCTGGGGTGAAATGAAACCTATTAAAGAAGAGTCTTTGGTAGGATTAGCTGATGGACAAAGTGTAGAGTTCGGGAATGCAATCTTCGAAACGTTTTATACTCCAGGACATGCAGTGCATCATAATGTATACAAGTTAGAGGAGGTGTTTTTTACAGGAGATGTAGCAGGTGTGAAGATAGAGAATGGGCCTGTTGTTCCACCGTGTCCACCTCCAGATATCAATATAGAATTATGGAAGAAGACAATAGAAAGATTGAGAGAAATAAAAGCAAAAGGAATCTATCAAACGCATTACGGCTATCACGATGATGTCGAAAACTTGTTTAGACAACTTGAAGTTGAACTGGATAAATGGGCCAATTATATCCAGCCAATGTATGAAGATCAGAGACCTACAGAAGATATTACCGCAGTTTTTGTAGATACTATTCAATCTTTTTATCGGAGCAAAGGCTTAAATGAAGAACAAATTCAGGCATACGAATTGGCCAATCCTTCTTGGATGTCGGTCGGTGGTCTTCTACGTTATTGGAGATTAAAGGAACAAGGTAGGCTGTAGGTTATTATATTTTTTTGTAGGGAAAAATAGAAAACCTCCCTTCTAAAATAAAGCTGACCTTCATAGAGGTCAGCTTTTTCAATAGAATAAACCAATCAGAAAATAATAATATTATTATAAAAATTTCATTTTTTCGATAGTAGCTGTATACTCTGAAAGTAATTCATTAAATACTTCTTCTACACTTAATATTTCATTTATCAAGGCACTTACTTGTCCGATTTCTAATTCTCCCTCGTGTAAATCACCTTCGAACATTCCTTTTTTTGCACGTCTTTTACCTAAAAGTTCAGCCAAATCTTCTTTCTTTGCACCATTTGCATACGCATCTTGTACTTTTTGATAAAATTTATTTTTGAGTAATCTTACCGGGGCCAACTCTTTAAGAGTTAATTGAGTATCTCCTTCTTGAGCTTTCAGAATTTCATTCTTAAAATTTTCGTGCGATGAAGATTCGTACGTTGCTGCAAAACGAGAACCAATCTGAACGCCTTGTGCACCTAGCGCTAAAACAGCTGCAATCTGTGAACCTTTGCCTATTCCTCCTGCTGCAATAACAGGTATGTCGACCATTTCTACAACATGTGGAATGAGACAAAGTGTAGTGGTTTCTTCTCTGCCATTATGTCCGCCGGCTTCAAAACCTTCTGCCACGACAGCGTCTACCCCAGCTTCTTGTGCTTTTATTGCAAATTTACTGCTACTTACTACATGTGCCACGGTTACTCCATTTTCTTTGAGGTATTGAGTCCACGTTTTGGGATTACCAGCAGAAGTAAAAACTATTTTCACTTTTTCTTGTAAAATAATTTCCATAACCTCTTCGATATCTGGGTAGAGCATCGGGACGTTTACACCAAAGGGTGAGTTTGTTGCGAGCCTGCATTTTTGTATATTTTCGCGTAAAATATCCGGGTACATACTGCCAGCCCCGATTAAACCCAAACCACCTTGATTAGAGACAGCAGAAGCTAATTTCCAGCCAGAATTCCAAATCATTCCACCTTGTATGATAGGATATTTTATACCAAATAATTGATTGATTTTTGTGTTCATTTTCCTTTTTTACTTGGTTAAAAATAAGTATTTTTATTCAAACATAAAATTAAGAAACTGACGCAGAAACTGACAAGTTGACTTTGGCAAATTTTTTGATAACTGACTGCCAAGAGATATCTTAAGATAAAGTATAGGACATTTATAAACGATAAAATAAACAAACAATATGTATTGGACGTTAGAATTAGCATCTTATTTAAGTGATGCGCCATGGCCAGCAACCAAAGACGAGTTAATTGATTATGCTATTCGTACTGGTGCGCCATTAGAGGTTGTGGAAAACTTACAGTCGATAGAAGATGAAGGAGATTCGTATGAAAGTATCGAGGAAATCTGGCCAGACTATCCTACCGAGGAGGATTTCCTTTGGAACGAAGACGAATATTAAAAAAAACTGTAAAAAAGCCCGTAGAGGGCTTTTTTATATCTACCCAATTACTTTATGAATTAAATCACGAAACTTTCGTGGTTTAGTGTATATTTGTCACACAATACAAACCCTAAAAAGACTAAGATACAGTCGAAAAGAATTATACAATATGAGTATTATCGATAAAATATTAGAAGTATTTCTTGGCGATAAAAATGCCAAAGACGTAAAAGAACTGCAGAAATATGTAAAAGAAGCTAACGAAGTTCTTGAGTCGATGAAATCCTTATCAAATGATGAACTACGCAATAAAACGGTCGAATTTAAGGCTAAATTAAAAGAAGCTACAGCCCAATACAACGCCCAAATCGATGAGTTGAAAAAAGAAATCGAATCGATAGAAGACTACGATGAAAAAGAAGTTCTCTACAATAAAATCGATGACATCAATAAGCAAGCATATAAAGTAGAGGAGAAGATTCTTACCGATATTTTGCCAGAAGCTTTTGCTGTAATGCGTGAAACTGGAAGAAGATTTGCAGAAAATAATGAAGTTGTTGTTGCTGTAACAGAGTTCGATAGGCAAGTAGCTCAGCGAAAAGTAAATGTAGTCATTGACGAGGAAAAAGGTCAATCGATTTGGAGTAATAAGTGGGATGCTGCCGGTAGAGAAGTCACATGGGACATGATACACTATGATGTGCAATTTATCGGAGGTGCAGCTTTGCATCTTGGGCGAATTGCAGAAATGCAAACCGGTGAAGGTAAAACATTGGTAGCAACTTTACCGATTTATCTAAATGCCCTTACCGGAAGAGGAGTACATTTGGTGACCGTGAATGAGTACTTAGCAAAACGTGACTCGGCTTGGATGGCTCCAATTTTCGAGTTTCATGAGCTGAGTGTTGACTGTATCGATAACCATCAACCAAACTCTGCTGGTAGGAGAGAAGCCTACCGATGCGATATTGTGTATGGAACCAACAATGAATTTGGATTCGACTATTTACGTGACAACATGGCAGCAACGCCAGATGCTTTGGTACAACGAGAACTGAACTTTGCGATCGTCGATGAGGTGGATTCTGTGTTGATTGATGACGCTCGTACGCCGCTCATTATTTCTGGGCCAGTTCCTCAAGGAGATCGTCATGAGTTCGATATGCTTAAACCAAAAATTGAACGAATCTATTCGATTCAAAGAGAACAACTCAATAAAACTCTGAACGAGGCCAAAGCTCTTTTCAAAGAAGGTAATTTAAAAGATGGAGGATTCAAACTTTATCAAGTATACCGTGGATTACCAAAGTATAAACCACTCATAAAATTCTTGTCTCAAGATGGAGTTCGAGCACAATTACAAAAAACCGAAGCACATTTCATTGCAGATAATAACCGAGAAATGCACAAAGTAGATAAACACTTGTACTTTGTCATTGATGAAAAAAATAATCAATCTGATTTAACAGATAAAGGAATCGAACTTTTATCAAAAGGTATGGAAGACGACCAGTTTTTCATCCTACCAGACGTATCGACTGAGTTAGCTAAAATAGAAAACTCGAATGGTACAAAAGAAGAAATTCTTCATCAAAAAGAAGAATTCTTTCGTAATTTTTCGATCAAATCAGAACGTATTCACTCGTTGAGTCAGTTGCTTAAAGCTTACACGCTTTTCGAGAAAGATGTAGAATATGTAGTGATGGACGGCCAGGTGAAAATTGTAGACGAACAAACGGGGCGTATCATGGATGGTCGTCGATATTCAGATGGCTTGCACCAAGCACTTGAGGCAAAAGAAAACGTGAAGATAGAGGCTGCAACCCAAACTTTTGCAACGATAACCTTGCAGAACTATTTCCGTATGTATAATAAATTAGGCGGAATGACCGGTACTGCAGAAACAGAAGCAGGAGAATTTTGGGAAATATACAAATTAGATGTAGTTTCTATACCAACCAATCGTCCAATTGCAAGACAGGATAAAAACGATTTAGTATTCAAGACAAATCGAGAAAAATACAAAGCAGTCATTGCTGAAGTAGAAAAATTGGCCCGTGAAGAAAAACGTCCTGTATTAGTAGGGACAACCAATGTCGAGGTATCAGAGTTATTATCGAAAGCTCTCAAGCTAAGAGGAATTCCACACAACGTTCTCAATGCAAAATTACATAAAAAAGAAGCAGATATTGTTTCGGAAGCTGGTCGCCCAGGAGCAGTAACTATTGCAACCAATATGGCCGGACGTGGTACCGATATTAAACTTACAGAAGAAGTTAAAAATTCGGGAGGCTTAGCAATCATCGGTACAGAACGTCATGATTCTCGCCGTGTCGATCGTCAGTTGCGTGGTCGTGCAGGCCGTCAGGGAGATCCAGGATCATCACAGTTTTTTGTTTCATTAGAAGATAGTCTGATGCGTCTTTTTGGTTCAGAAAGAATTGCCAAACTAATGGATAGAATGGGGCATACAGAGGGAGATGTAATCGAACATTCGGTTATTACCAAGTCTATAGAACGAGCGCAGAAAAAAGTAGAAGAAAATAACTTTGGTATTCGTAAACGATTATTAGAGTATGATGATGTGATGAATAAACAACGCGAAGTCATCTACAAACGTAGAAGAAATGCATTGTTTGGTGAGCGCTTGGGAGTAGATATTGCCAACATGATCTACGATGTATCGGCTGCGATTGTTAGAGAAAATAAAGAAGTAGAAAATTTCAAAGATTTTGAGTTGGATCTGATTAAATACTTCACTATGGAATCTCCTGTAGACGAAGCTGGATTCAAAAATACTTCAATCAAAGCTCTGACGGATATTGTTTACGAGGCTGCATTAGAAGACTATAAAAACAGGAAAGAATATTTGATGAATGCTGCCTATCCAGTGATTGCAAATGTATACGAGAATCAAGGAAATATTTTCTCGCGCATTCAGGTTCCGTTTACCGACGGAATCCGTACGCTAACTATAGTTGCAGACCTCAAAGAATCGTATGAAACTCATTGTAAGTCATTGATTCGTGACTTCGAAAAAAATATTGTTCTAAGTATCATTGATGATAATTGGAAAGAACATTTGCGTGATGTAGATGACTTGAGAAGAACTTCACAGAATGCCGCTTATGAACAAAAAGATCCTTTGGTAGTTTATAAACAAGAATCATTCAATATCTTTCAAAGAATGTTGAATAACCTCAATAAAGAAATTGTTGCATTCTTATTCAAAGGTGAATTACCTCAATCACAAAATAACAACGAAGAAGATATAAAGCAGGCTAAAGAGCAAGCACCAGAACAGGTGCAAACTTCTCGAGGAGATGAGCAAGGAAAAGAAACTAAAACAGACGCGAAAACTTCTCCAGAACAAGTTGATAAAGTAGGACGTAATGAACGAGTGAATATTAGAAACCGTTCGACCGGCGAAATCAAAGAAGTAAAATACAAACAAGCCGATGCTTATATACAAACAGGCGAATGGGAAATGACAGAAAAATAGTCTCCTAAAAAAACACATTCGAATGTAAGTTTAATAAAAGAAATAACCATTATAGTTATCATGATGGTTATTTTTTTATATTAAATAAAAAAAGAACTATGAGAAAAAAGAAATTACTATACTTGCATGGTTATCAAGGATTTACAACTAAGGAAAAAAAAGATTTCCTAGACACTATTGCCCATGCACAATATCCGTTGATTGACTATGATGCAGAGGCAAAGACTGTTATAAAGGATTTGTTGAATCTGATCGAAAAAGAAAAAATAGAAATACTAAGTGGTACAAGTTTAGGAGCAATACTAGCGTATTTATTAAGTAGAATTAAACAATTACCATGTTTGTTGTTGAATCCTGGTGTAACACGCTATGAAGAAGTGAAAAGTTTTGTACCAAAAGAGTTCGAACTGAAAGAAAGTTTAGCACCCACATATATAGTTGCTGGTAAACTAGACACAGTCATATCTTATGATGAACAGTTGAAATTTTATGAGCAACTAAGCGGAAATAATGTGTATGAAAAATATTTACTAACCGATGAAAACTTAGAACATCGCGTTTCGCTTGAAGAATTCCAGCGTTACTTCACGCTCTTTTTTCAATGGCTGAATGAAATTGAGCAATAAAAAGTTAAGAGAGTTTTTTCTGAATAAATTTTTGGAGTTTTGATGTAATAATCGGAACTGTAATTACAACCAAACCCGATAAAATATACTTCGAAACACCACCCATCGGGTATCGTGTAGAAATTTTTTCAGCAACAAGATTTAGTGAGCGTTGTATCCTATTCGAAACAATACTATCGGCAGAATTCATATTTCCTATAAACCCCACAGCTTTTCCCAAAATAGAATTGTCCTGAGCATGTTCGCTTTCGTTGATTTGTCTTTTTAAATAACGCTTTGCAGCACGTAACTCATCAATATTTGTAATTGCTTGTCCAGGAGTGTATTTATTAGTCTTCTTCTTCATCCTTATTTTGGTTTGTAAGTGCATTCATAGAATTAAAAACTGCAGTATTCGTTATGGAAAGTTTAATTTTTTTGCGAAATAAAATTCCAATGAGCAAAAATAAACAGTAAAGTCCCGTAATTGCCAAGAAACCTAATCCATTGTCGTCAAAAACTTTACCCAATAAAAAGCCTGCTGCAATACTACCAATTAATAGTAAAAAAAAACCAAGTACCGCCATAATAAGAATATATACTGCAGAAGAAATCATGTGACTAGTAGAGTCAACTATTTCATATTTTACTAGGGTAATACGATTATTGATATGGTTTTTTAGATCTTTAAACATACAATAAAATTAAGGGACTGAACAATAATAAAGAAACTAAAAAGATAGAAAAAATGTAGGATTAAACTCCTACATTTTTTTGAAACTCGTCCTGAGCTTCTTCTAATTTATCTTTAGCCTCGTTCTTGGCGTTTTTTGCTTTTGCAATTAACTCGTCTTTTTGTTCTGCTAATTTATTTTTTACTTCTTCTAACTTAGCTTCTAATTCTTTTTTACTTTTCTTAGCTTTATCAGAAAAGTCATTAGCGTATTTGTCCAATTCTTTTTTGATTTTGTCAGCCTCTTTTTTTAGTTTTTTGCGTGAATCTTCACCCGATTCAGGAGCGTATAATAAGCCTACAACTGCTCCGATTGCTGTACCGATTGCTAAACCTGCTAATAATTTAGTAGCATTATTTAATTTACTCATAATAAAGTTTTTTTTGAGATTAAACGTTTGTAATTTTACATCATCATATGGTTCAAAAACGGTGCCATACCAGTAAAGAGATATTAAAAAAATATTAAAATGAGAATTATTTCAGAAAAAGCATTGCAAATGCCTGCTTCACCTATCAGAAAGCTTGTCCCTTACGCAGATAAAGCTAAAAGTAATGGGAAAAAAGTGTTTCACCTAAACATTGGACAACCTGATATAGATTCGCCAAAAGCCGCTTTAGAGGGTTTGAAAAACTTCGATGAAACGATTATTTCTTACACCCATTCCGAAGGTACATTGGCCTATAGAGAAGCATTGGCAAACTATTTTACGAATAGAAATATTCATTTACGACCTGAGAATTTTATCGCAACCTTAGGCGGTTCAGAAGCTTTATTGATGCTCTTTTCGATAATTTGTAATCCAAATGATGAAATCATCATACCAGAACCTTTTTATGCTAACTATAACGGTTTTACATGCAACAATGAAGTGAAGATTGTACCCGTAGTTTCTACCATAGAAAATGGTTTTGCGTTACCATCAATCGAGGAGTTTGCAAATAAGATTACCGATAAAACACGAGCAATCCTAATTTGTAATCCAGGTAATCCTACCGGTTATGTGTACAGCAAAGAAGAATTGACTCAATTAAAAGACTTGGTGCTGAAACACGATTTATATTTGATTGCAGATGAGGTTTATGCCGAATATTTATACACAGATAAAGAATTTACTTCGATTTTATCTTTTGATGATTTAAAAGAAAATGCAATTGTCATCGATTCAGAATCAAAACGATTTAGTTTGTGTGGTGCAAGGAGCGGTGCTTTGATTTCTAGAAATGAAACTTTTCTTAAGGCAGCCATGAAGTTTGCCCAAGCCCGATTAAGCCCATGCGAAATTTCACAATATATTGCTACACAAGCTCACAATAATCCTGGAACCTATTTCGAAGATTGCCGCGAAGAATATCTAAAACGTCGAGATATTTTGGTAAACGGGCTCAATGAAATCCCAGGTGTATTTTGTCCAACTCCCAAAGGAGCTTTCTACTGCGTGGCTCAACTGCCAGTAGATAATGCCGAAAAATTTGCCATTTGGTTGTTAGAAGAATTTCAAGATAATCAAGAAACGGTTATGGTTGCGCCAGCAGCAGGGTTCTATAGCACTCCAAACTCGGGCTTGCAAGAAGTTCGTTTGGCTTATGTATTAAATGAAAATGATCTGAGACGTTCGGTAGAATTAATAAAGTTAGCCCTCGAAAGTTATCCAGGAACCAAAAGATAAAACATGGAAATCAGAGAAAATTATTCCCTAAAATATTACAATACTTTCCGCTTATCAGTTGTTGCACGTTATTTTATCGAGGCGAAATCCCTAGAAGATTTACAATTTGCTTTGGACTTTGCCAAAGAAAAATCGTTACAGTTATTGTTCTTGGGCGGAGGAAGTAATGTTCTTTTTTTGGATAATTTCGATGGATTGGTAATAAAACTAAGTCTGAAAGGTATTTCTATAGTCAAAGAAACCGAAGATATTGTTTGGATAAAAGCAATGGCTGGTGAAAATTGGCACCAATTCGTTCTATCAACCCTAGATAAAGGATTTGGTGGTTTAGAAAATTTATCCTTGATCCCAGGAAATGTCGGCACTGCACCTATGCAAAATATAGGTGCATACGGAGTAGAAATTAAAGATACTTTGATCGAAGTAGAAGCACTGAAAATTCTCGATAATACAATCCATATCTTTAGCAAAGAAGCCTGTCGGTTCGGGTATCGCGAATCGATATTCAAGAACGAAGAAAAAGGAAATTTTGTATTAGTAAGTGCAACTTTTGAACTAACCAAAAGGAGTCACCAATTGAAAACTTCGTACGGAGCTATTCAACAAGAATTAACATTAGAAGGTATTTCTACTCCAACGATAAAAGATATCAGTTCGGCAGTGATCAAAATTAGACAAAGCAAATTACCCGATCCTGATGTGATTCCGAATTCTGGAAGTTTCTTTAAAAACCCGTCTGTTTCTGTCGAAAAGTATAGGGAGTTACAAACCTCTTATCCAGAAATTGTTGCTTATCCCAATGCCGATGGAAGTATGAAAATAGCCGCAGGTTGGTTGATTGAAAATGCAGGCTGGAAAGGCAAACGATTTGGTGATGCAGGTGTGCATGCTAAGCAAGCATTGGTTTTGGTGAATTACGGTAACGCAACAGGAGAAGAGATCTATAAACTTTCAGAAAAAATAGTGACCGATATCTATGCCAAATATGGCATTTACATGGAGCGAGAAGTCAATGTTATTGGCTGCGATGAAAATGCTCGATGATACGAAAAATTTCTTTAGCACCCTCAGTAAGAGCAGCAGGCCCGGGCTGTAAAATCAGCTCGGATTTTATTTCGTATAAATGGTCGTTTTTCACTGCATTTACCCTATCAAACTCTTCTCTTTTCTTTACCTCCTCTGGTTTGAACATTTTTCCGCACCAAGACCCAATAAGAATATCAGGATTTTTCTGCACAACTTCTTCGTGAAGTAAAATTCTATTTTTTGCTAACTTTTCCATTTTTTTATCCGGAAAAGAAATTTCACCACCCAAAAGTTCAATCAGTTCTTGTACCCAAGTGCTAGCAGCAATAATAGGATCATACCACTCTTCGAAAAATACGTTTGGTTTTTTATGGTATTGATTGGTTCGATTGTGCAAGTCTTCTAATTGTCTCTGATACGCATCTATAAGCTTTTGCCCGATTGACTGCTCGCCAATCAAGCCAAAAAATTGTAGAATGTATCCAAAAATTCCCTCCAAAGTATGATGATTGAAAATATGAACTGGATAGCCTCTTTCGATTAACTCTTTGGCAATGGGTGCTTGCAAATCAGAATAACCAACAATCAAGTCTGGTTGCAATTGGTCAATTTCATCAAATTTTGCATCAAGAAATGTACAAATTTTGGGTTTCTCTTTTCTTGCTTGTGGTGGTCTATATGTAAAACCACTAATCCCAACCAAACGGTCTTGTAGGCCAGCCGCATACAAAAGTTCTGTTCCTTCTTCTGTAAGACAAATAATCCTTTGTGGTTTTTGGAT from Weeksella virosa DSM 16922 encodes:
- a CDS encoding pyridoxal phosphate-dependent aminotransferase, whose product is MRIISEKALQMPASPIRKLVPYADKAKSNGKKVFHLNIGQPDIDSPKAALEGLKNFDETIISYTHSEGTLAYREALANYFTNRNIHLRPENFIATLGGSEALLMLFSIICNPNDEIIIPEPFYANYNGFTCNNEVKIVPVVSTIENGFALPSIEEFANKITDKTRAILICNPGNPTGYVYSKEELTQLKDLVLKHDLYLIADEVYAEYLYTDKEFTSILSFDDLKENAIVIDSESKRFSLCGARSGALISRNETFLKAAMKFAQARLSPCEISQYIATQAHNNPGTYFEDCREEYLKRRDILVNGLNEIPGVFCPTPKGAFYCVAQLPVDNAEKFAIWLLEEFQDNQETVMVAPAAGFYSTPNSGLQEVRLAYVLNENDLRRSVELIKLALESYPGTKR
- a CDS encoding phage holin family protein, which gives rise to MFKDLKNHINNRITLVKYEIVDSTSHMISSAVYILIMAVLGFFLLLIGSIAAGFLLGKVFDDNGLGFLAITGLYCLFLLIGILFRKKIKLSITNTAVFNSMNALTNQNKDEEED
- a CDS encoding YqiA/YcfP family alpha/beta fold hydrolase; the protein is MRKKKLLYLHGYQGFTTKEKKDFLDTIAHAQYPLIDYDAEAKTVIKDLLNLIEKEKIEILSGTSLGAILAYLLSRIKQLPCLLLNPGVTRYEEVKSFVPKEFELKESLAPTYIVAGKLDTVISYDEQLKFYEQLSGNNVYEKYLLTDENLEHRVSLEEFQRYFTLFFQWLNEIEQ
- the murB gene encoding UDP-N-acetylmuramate dehydrogenase encodes the protein MEIRENYSLKYYNTFRLSVVARYFIEAKSLEDLQFALDFAKEKSLQLLFLGGGSNVLFLDNFDGLVIKLSLKGISIVKETEDIVWIKAMAGENWHQFVLSTLDKGFGGLENLSLIPGNVGTAPMQNIGAYGVEIKDTLIEVEALKILDNTIHIFSKEACRFGYRESIFKNEEKGNFVLVSATFELTKRSHQLKTSYGAIQQELTLEGISTPTIKDISSAVIKIRQSKLPDPDVIPNSGSFFKNPSVSVEKYRELQTSYPEIVAYPNADGSMKIAAGWLIENAGWKGKRFGDAGVHAKQALVLVNYGNATGEEIYKLSEKIVTDIYAKYGIYMEREVNVIGCDENAR
- a CDS encoding cobalamin-binding protein — encoded protein: MFIFVGNNPKNKMLFIQKPQRIICLTEEGTELLYAAGLQDRLVGISGFTYRPPQARKEKPKICTFLDAKFDEIDQLQPDLIVGYSDLQAPIAKELIERGYPVHIFNHHTLEGIFGYILQFFGLIGEQSIGQKLIDAYQRQLEDLHNRTNQYHKKPNVFFEEWYDPIIAASTWVQELIELLGGEISFPDKKMEKLAKNRILLHEEVVQKNPDILIGSWCGKMFKPEEVKKREEFDRVNAVKNDHLYEIKSELILQPGPAALTEGAKEIFRIIEHFHRSQ
- a CDS encoding YtxH domain-containing protein — its product is MSKLNNATKLLAGLAIGTAIGAVVGLLYAPESGEDSRKKLKKEADKIKKELDKYANDFSDKAKKSKKELEAKLEEVKNKLAEQKDELIAKAKNAKNEAKDKLEEAQDEFQKNVGV